In a single window of the Flavobacterium sp. W4I14 genome:
- a CDS encoding hypothetical protein (product_source=Hypo-rule applied; cath_funfam=3.30.70.980; superfamily=140102), which yields MKQYILFLTSMVLLGCRPEEKQTTAPNIANQIFFSRNPTYSANAKELLSEFKLHENDTTKKIVLICEPIKFEDVANFLEDSTGFTPFEIQYIKNETKYLSKINFDDLGERIVITPNDSIKPIFQKPKAWNVLHKKYGGYILRLSHPIFLRNYNYCILYLNYICGGLCGEEQIRLYRKNNKKWEIVKIGYGWIS from the coding sequence ATGAAACAATATATTTTATTTCTAACCTCTATGGTTTTGCTTGGATGCAGACCTGAAGAAAAACAAACTACAGCTCCAAATATCGCGAATCAAATTTTCTTTAGCCGTAATCCAACTTATTCCGCGAATGCAAAAGAATTACTGTCTGAATTCAAATTACACGAAAATGATACGACCAAAAAGATCGTATTAATCTGTGAACCAATAAAATTTGAAGACGTAGCCAATTTTTTAGAAGATAGCACAGGTTTTACACCTTTTGAAATCCAATATATTAAAAACGAAACTAAGTACCTTTCAAAAATAAACTTCGATGATTTGGGAGAAAGAATTGTCATTACACCGAACGATTCTATAAAACCGATTTTCCAAAAGCCTAAAGCCTGGAACGTGCTTCACAAAAAATATGGAGGATATATATTGCGCCTATCACACCCGATCTTTCTGAGAAATTATAACTACTGTATTTTATACTTAAACTATATTTGTGGTGGACTTTGTGGAGAAGAACAAATCCGTCTATACAGAAAAAACAACAAGAAATGGGAAATTGTGAAAATAGGTTATGGGTGGATCAGTTAG
- a CDS encoding thiosulfate/3-mercaptopyruvate sulfurtransferase (product_source=KO:K01011; cath_funfam=3.40.250.10; cog=COG2897; ko=KO:K01011; pfam=PF00581; smart=SM00450; superfamily=52821) gives MNTKLSPIIKPAELTWLNQDDEIVIIDASAGSKVRYDEQHLSGALFADVNNDLASIGDFAIGGRHPLPTSDQFSGTLQQLGITKDSHVIIYDDKNGGNAAARLWWMLKAIGHEKVQVIDGGFQAAVKAGFPTTDKVEIPKSVEKYEITAWNLPLSDINEVEKVAKTDDYIVIDVRDANRFAGLTEPIDLIAGHIPGAANIPYTENLDSTGAFLAPEMLKEKYAEALAHVKPENVIVHCGSGITACHTLLAMDYAGLPIPKLYVGSWSEWSRNNKEMVLADQ, from the coding sequence ATGAACACAAAATTATCACCCATTATAAAACCAGCAGAATTAACCTGGTTAAACCAAGACGATGAAATCGTAATTATAGATGCCAGTGCCGGCTCAAAAGTGAGATACGATGAACAACATTTGTCAGGTGCACTTTTTGCAGATGTAAATAATGATTTAGCCAGCATTGGCGATTTTGCTATTGGCGGAAGGCATCCCTTACCAACATCCGACCAGTTTTCTGGCACCTTACAGCAACTCGGTATCACAAAAGACAGCCATGTAATTATTTACGATGATAAAAACGGCGGTAACGCAGCCGCGAGGCTGTGGTGGATGCTAAAAGCCATCGGTCATGAAAAAGTACAGGTAATTGATGGAGGCTTTCAGGCGGCTGTTAAAGCAGGCTTCCCGACTACAGATAAAGTAGAAATCCCAAAGTCTGTCGAAAAATACGAAATCACAGCATGGAACTTACCTTTATCAGATATCAATGAAGTAGAAAAAGTTGCTAAAACTGACGATTACATTGTGATTGACGTGCGCGATGCCAACCGTTTTGCAGGCCTTACCGAACCTATCGATTTAATTGCAGGCCACATCCCTGGTGCGGCAAATATTCCGTATACCGAAAATTTAGATAGTACGGGCGCTTTCCTGGCCCCTGAAATGTTGAAAGAAAAATATGCTGAAGCTTTGGCCCACGTTAAACCCGAAAACGTAATTGTACACTGTGGCTCAGGCATTACCGCCTGCCACACGCTACTGGCTATGGATTATGCCGGTCTACCCATTCCTAAGCTTTATGTTGGTTCCTGGAGTGAATGGAGCAGGAATAACAAGGAAATGGTATTGGCTGATCAGTAA
- a CDS encoding hypothetical protein (product_source=Hypo-rule applied; cath_funfam=3.40.30.10; pfam=PF14595; superfamily=52833), whose protein sequence is MINYREIFEEQGIDYLTYRALIDQLLLEGKATGDVTYDLHYTKMNVQRMSRVDKTVSLTDELTSTIDHLKENYKFLVITEGWCGDAAQIVPVFNKIATASLGKIDLKFVLRDKNLPLIDAHLTNGGRAIPVLIVLNESADQVLGTWGPRPQILQELLKEWRKESTEMPILAEKLHGWYAKDKTQTTQAGLNELLKGLEH, encoded by the coding sequence ATGATAAATTATCGCGAAATTTTTGAGGAACAAGGCATTGACTATTTAACCTATCGTGCGTTGATTGATCAACTTCTGTTAGAGGGAAAGGCTACTGGTGATGTAACTTACGATTTGCACTATACTAAAATGAATGTGCAAAGGATGAGCCGCGTGGATAAAACAGTTAGCTTAACCGATGAGTTGACTTCAACCATTGATCATCTTAAAGAAAATTATAAATTTTTAGTGATTACTGAAGGCTGGTGTGGCGATGCTGCCCAGATTGTTCCGGTGTTCAATAAAATCGCGACTGCATCATTAGGTAAAATTGATCTGAAATTTGTGCTTAGAGATAAAAACCTCCCCTTAATTGATGCACATTTAACCAATGGTGGAAGAGCTATTCCGGTTTTAATTGTGTTAAATGAATCAGCAGACCAGGTTTTAGGAACCTGGGGTCCACGGCCACAAATTTTGCAGGAGCTTTTAAAAGAGTGGAGAAAAGAAAGTACTGAAATGCCAATTTTGGCAGAGAAACTTCACGGCTGGTATGCTAAAGATAAAACGCAGACCACACAGGCCGGATTAAATGAACTTTTGAAGGGGTTGGAGCACTAA
- a CDS encoding ATP-dependent Clp protease adaptor protein ClpS (product_source=KO:K06891; cath_funfam=3.30.1390.10; cog=COG2127; ko=KO:K06891; pfam=PF02617; superfamily=54736), protein MSTETKEETFTLEEILTSLKTVHRLILWNDDINTFDHVIYCMMKYLDYNESQAEKIAWKVHNDGKCPVLEGSFTEMEVYRKILQQEGLTVSVD, encoded by the coding sequence ATGTCTACAGAAACCAAAGAAGAGACCTTTACGCTCGAAGAAATTTTAACTTCCCTAAAAACCGTACATCGCCTTATTTTGTGGAATGATGATATCAATACTTTCGATCATGTGATCTACTGCATGATGAAATATCTCGATTATAACGAATCGCAAGCTGAAAAAATTGCCTGGAAAGTACATAATGATGGGAAATGCCCTGTTTTGGAAGGATCATTTACCGAGATGGAAGTTTACCGCAAAATTTTACAGCAGGAGGGCTTAACTGTTTCTGTTGATTAG
- a CDS encoding 4-hydroxythreonine-4-phosphate dehydrogenase (product_source=KO:K00097; cath_funfam=3.40.718.10; cog=COG1995; ko=KO:K00097; pfam=PF04166; superfamily=53659; tigrfam=TIGR00557), with protein sequence MSDKLKIGISIGDVNGIGLEVIIKTLSNPAILNYCTPIVYGHTKVSSFHRKANNLGDFSFNVVSHANQAQPKKANMINCWEEDVKIELGQVTATGGKYALLSLERATADLVNGDIDALVTAPINKHNIQSETFAFPGHTEYLQEKSGSKDVLMFLISENLRVGVVTGHIPVKDVPTSITKEKIISKLKLINESLKKDFWIEKPKIAVLGLNPHASDNGLLGTEEAEIITPAIQEAYDKGIVCFGPYPADGFFGNGSYKQFDAILAMYHDQGLIPFKTLAFHNGVNYTAGLNFVRTSPDHGTGYDIAGKDLADSTSFTEALFSAIHIVKNRREQEEMLSNQLRTGGKIVETQFDIKDDAS encoded by the coding sequence ATGAGCGATAAACTTAAAATTGGCATCAGTATAGGCGACGTAAACGGCATAGGTTTAGAGGTAATCATTAAAACATTATCCAATCCTGCCATTTTAAATTATTGCACACCAATTGTTTATGGCCATACCAAGGTTTCATCTTTTCATAGAAAAGCAAATAACCTGGGCGATTTCAGTTTTAATGTAGTTAGCCATGCCAACCAGGCACAGCCAAAAAAGGCAAACATGATTAATTGCTGGGAAGAAGATGTAAAAATCGAATTAGGACAGGTTACGGCGACTGGCGGAAAATATGCCCTTTTATCACTAGAACGCGCAACAGCCGATCTGGTAAACGGTGATATCGATGCACTGGTTACTGCTCCAATCAATAAACATAACATTCAATCAGAAACTTTTGCTTTTCCGGGCCACACTGAATATCTTCAAGAAAAAAGCGGAAGTAAAGATGTGTTGATGTTCCTAATCAGCGAAAATTTAAGAGTTGGTGTGGTTACTGGCCACATTCCTGTAAAAGATGTTCCAACATCGATTACAAAAGAGAAAATTATCAGTAAATTAAAACTGATTAACGAAAGCCTGAAAAAAGATTTCTGGATCGAAAAACCAAAAATTGCCGTTTTGGGCTTAAACCCACATGCCAGCGATAATGGTTTATTGGGTACCGAAGAGGCTGAAATTATTACACCTGCCATTCAGGAAGCCTACGATAAAGGTATTGTTTGTTTTGGCCCATACCCTGCTGATGGCTTTTTCGGCAATGGTAGCTATAAACAGTTTGATGCCATTTTGGCCATGTACCATGACCAGGGCTTAATTCCTTTCAAAACATTAGCTTTCCACAATGGTGTAAACTATACCGCTGGTTTAAACTTCGTGCGCACCTCTCCAGATCATGGAACGGGCTACGATATTGCAGGTAAAGATTTAGCGGATTCTACTTCTTTCACCGAAGCTTTGTTTTCGGCTATCCATATTGTAAAAAACCGTAGGGAGCAAGAAGAAATGTTGAGCAACCAGCTGCGTACAGGTGGAAAAATAGTTGAAACACAATTTGATATTAAAGATGATGCGTCTTAA
- a CDS encoding 3-oxoacyl-[acyl-carrier-protein] synthase-3 (product_source=KO:K00648; cath_funfam=3.40.47.10; cog=COG0332; ko=KO:K00648; pfam=PF08541,PF08545; superfamily=53901; tigrfam=TIGR00747) translates to MHQSKIAGIGYYVPKNVYTNDDLSRFMDTNDAWIQERTGIKERRFADRNEETTTTMGIEAAKVAIERAGITAKDVDFIVFATLSPDYYFPGCGVLLQREMGMGEIGALDIRNQCSGFVYALSVADQFVKTGMYKNVLVVGSEKHSFAMDFETRSRNVSVIFGDGAGAVVLQPTDEAGKGILSTHLHSDGADAEILAMYYPGSHANKWLKDKPAYPEQELGGLFMTQEILDSGAALPYMDGPSVFKKAVVKFPEVIKEALAANNLTEKDIDMLVPHQANLRISQYVQQLLGLNDDQVFNNIQKYGNTTAASVPIALCEAWEAGKIKDGDLVCLAAFGSGFTWASALIRW, encoded by the coding sequence ATGCACCAGTCTAAAATAGCCGGAATAGGTTACTACGTTCCGAAAAATGTATATACCAACGATGATTTAAGCCGTTTTATGGATACCAACGATGCGTGGATACAGGAACGTACCGGTATTAAAGAGCGCCGTTTTGCCGATCGCAACGAGGAAACCACTACCACAATGGGTATTGAGGCAGCCAAAGTCGCGATTGAAAGGGCTGGGATTACTGCTAAGGATGTCGATTTTATCGTTTTTGCTACATTAAGCCCCGATTATTATTTCCCAGGTTGTGGCGTGCTGTTGCAACGCGAAATGGGCATGGGTGAAATTGGTGCTTTAGATATCCGAAACCAATGTTCGGGTTTTGTTTATGCACTTTCTGTGGCCGATCAGTTTGTAAAAACAGGTATGTATAAAAATGTGCTGGTAGTGGGGAGTGAGAAACATTCGTTCGCGATGGATTTCGAAACCCGTAGCCGTAATGTATCGGTGATTTTTGGCGATGGTGCTGGGGCTGTTGTATTGCAACCAACAGATGAAGCCGGAAAAGGGATTTTAAGTACACATTTGCATAGCGATGGTGCCGATGCCGAAATTCTGGCCATGTATTATCCAGGTTCTCATGCCAATAAATGGTTGAAAGATAAACCTGCCTATCCTGAACAGGAGCTGGGTGGGTTATTTATGACGCAAGAAATTTTAGATAGTGGTGCCGCTTTGCCTTACATGGATGGGCCATCGGTTTTCAAAAAAGCCGTGGTAAAATTTCCTGAAGTAATTAAAGAGGCTTTGGCTGCAAATAATTTAACAGAGAAAGATATTGATATGTTGGTGCCGCATCAGGCAAATTTGCGTATCAGCCAGTATGTGCAGCAGTTGTTGGGCCTAAATGATGATCAGGTTTTTAATAATATCCAGAAATATGGCAATACCACAGCAGCTTCTGTGCCCATCGCCTTGTGCGAAGCATGGGAAGCAGGCAAAATTAAAGATGGCGATCTGGTTTGCCTCGCCGCATTTGGTTCGGGCTTTACCTGGGCCAGTGCACTGATTAGGTGGTAA
- a CDS encoding MFS family permease (product_source=COG0477; cath_funfam=1.20.1250.20; cog=COG0477; pfam=PF07690; superfamily=103473; transmembrane_helix_parts=Outside_1_9,TMhelix_10_32,Inside_33_44,TMhelix_45_67,Outside_68_71,TMhelix_72_94,Inside_95_102,TMhelix_103_122,Outside_123_136,TMhelix_137_154,Inside_155_160,TMhelix_161_183,Outside_184_218,TMhelix_219_241,Inside_242_247,TMhelix_248_270,Outside_271_279,TMhelix_280_302,Inside_303_306,TMhelix_307_329,Outside_330_341,TMhelix_342_364,Inside_365_370,TMhelix_371_388,Outside_389_392) yields the protein MSGTKKTSYLLPIIVVSQFLCTSLWFAGNAVLSDIVKSFPTETNLLANLTSMVQFGFISGTLVFAFFAISDIFSPSKVFFICGIAAALFNLGICLELPDVHLLLLFRFLTGFMLAGIYPVGMKIASDYFKDGLGKSLGFLVGALVLGTAFPHLLKTFTTNFAWQYVIFATSGLSLIGAIAILWLVPNGPFRTAGQKFDFRSCFNGFKNPDFRSAAFGYFGHMWELYTFWAFLPAILLLYNTKHAYATLNIPLFSFLIIASGGLSCMIGGLLSQKFGAKRIATIALSISGLCCLLSPLFLFSGSVYPFLIFLFCWGLSGTADSPLFSSLIAKHAPQSLRGTSLTLVNCIGFAITIISIQVINLLAKEMNSHYLYMALAVGPVLGIMALIRKTT from the coding sequence ATGAGCGGCACTAAAAAAACCAGTTATTTACTACCCATCATTGTGGTTTCGCAATTTTTGTGTACTTCTTTATGGTTTGCTGGCAATGCGGTATTATCCGATATTGTTAAAAGTTTCCCAACTGAAACAAATCTATTGGCCAATCTCACCAGTATGGTACAGTTTGGCTTCATCAGCGGAACATTAGTTTTCGCTTTTTTTGCCATTTCCGATATTTTTTCACCCTCGAAAGTGTTCTTTATCTGTGGAATTGCAGCTGCCTTGTTTAATTTGGGCATTTGTTTAGAACTACCCGACGTACATTTGTTGTTGCTTTTTCGCTTTTTAACTGGTTTTATGTTAGCTGGAATTTACCCTGTAGGTATGAAAATAGCATCCGATTACTTTAAAGACGGACTAGGAAAATCGTTAGGTTTTTTAGTTGGTGCTTTGGTTTTGGGTACTGCCTTCCCTCATTTATTAAAAACATTTACAACAAATTTTGCCTGGCAATATGTAATCTTTGCCACTTCGGGTTTATCTCTAATTGGTGCAATTGCTATTTTATGGCTTGTGCCAAACGGTCCATTTAGAACTGCCGGACAGAAATTCGATTTTCGGTCTTGTTTTAATGGCTTTAAAAATCCTGATTTTCGATCTGCAGCTTTCGGCTATTTCGGGCACATGTGGGAACTTTACACCTTTTGGGCTTTTTTACCCGCCATACTGCTGCTTTACAACACTAAACATGCATATGCAACTTTAAATATACCGCTGTTTTCGTTCTTAATTATCGCATCAGGAGGTTTATCTTGCATGATCGGCGGTTTGCTCTCACAAAAATTTGGTGCAAAACGGATTGCCACCATTGCCCTTTCCATTTCGGGATTATGCTGCCTGCTCTCGCCGCTTTTCCTGTTCAGCGGCTCGGTTTATCCTTTTCTTATATTTTTATTTTGCTGGGGCTTGTCAGGCACGGCCGATTCACCCCTGTTTTCTTCTTTAATTGCCAAACATGCGCCCCAAAGCCTGCGGGGAACTTCGTTAACACTGGTAAACTGTATCGGCTTTGCCATTACGATTATTAGCATCCAGGTGATCAATCTTTTGGCTAAAGAAATGAATTCGCATTATCTTTATATGGCTTTAGCTGTTGGGCCAGTTTTAGGTATTATGGCACTCATAAGAAAAACAACTTAA
- a CDS encoding 16S rRNA (adenine1518-N6/adenine1519-N6)-dimethyltransferase (product_source=KO:K02528; cath_funfam=1.10.8.100,3.40.50.150; cog=COG0030; ko=KO:K02528; pfam=PF00398; smart=SM00650; superfamily=53335; tigrfam=TIGR00755), with protein sequence MSLVKAKKHLGQHFLTDKGIANRIVDALVNTDKYNQVLEVGPGMGILSDFLLQRKDLETYLIDIDTESFHFLNEKYPQLGDRLINGDFLKLDFDAIFPGQFAIIGNFPYNISSQILFKILDNRSKVVEMVGMFQKEVAQRCAAPAGNKEYGILSVFLQAYYKIEYLFTVKPGTFNPPPKVHSAVIRLTRNEVETLDCDEKLFWRVVKAGFNQRRKTLRNAVSAVMPKDKMDDHIYFEKRAEQLTVADFVALTQHVSKLMEA encoded by the coding sequence ATGAGTTTAGTAAAAGCGAAAAAACATTTAGGCCAACATTTTTTAACAGATAAAGGCATTGCCAACCGCATTGTAGATGCATTGGTAAACACCGATAAATACAATCAGGTTTTAGAGGTTGGGCCAGGGATGGGAATCTTATCTGATTTTTTGCTGCAGCGTAAAGACTTAGAAACTTATCTTATTGATATTGATACTGAATCTTTTCACTTTTTAAATGAAAAATATCCTCAGCTTGGCGATCGGTTGATTAATGGCGATTTTCTGAAACTCGATTTCGATGCTATTTTCCCGGGTCAGTTTGCCATTATTGGTAATTTTCCATACAATATCTCATCACAGATTTTATTTAAGATTTTAGATAACCGCAGCAAGGTTGTAGAAATGGTTGGGATGTTTCAGAAGGAAGTTGCCCAACGTTGCGCTGCACCTGCAGGTAACAAAGAGTACGGGATTTTAAGTGTGTTTCTTCAGGCCTATTATAAAATCGAATACCTGTTCACGGTTAAGCCGGGTACATTTAATCCACCGCCAAAAGTACACTCGGCTGTAATCCGTTTAACCAGAAACGAAGTGGAGACTTTAGACTGTGATGAAAAATTATTCTGGCGGGTGGTTAAGGCAGGTTTTAACCAGCGGAGAAAAACTTTGCGTAACGCTGTTTCTGCCGTGATGCCTAAAGATAAAATGGACGACCATATATACTTCGAGAAACGTGCCGAGCAGTTAACCGTGGCTGATTTCGTAGCCTTAACACAGCATGTGAGTAAGTTGATGGAGGCTTAG
- a CDS encoding hypothetical protein (product_source=Hypo-rule applied; smart=SM00028; superfamily=48452), whose protein sequence is MALYAGSARRLGNPEESAFLFSKVFASNPERRVQAYKNYYYNSTPVNGALKYAKTNNEKANIWAINGFGDADSGIESLNKVYQYEPKSQLNGTLLVREVNKLEQDLIKANDIAKIGYNYYFSDNGNSKYKDSLKAINLKQLNEIRNFAVKLATEKKYPQPELGTLTAAYLSWMENKDFLASNYLAILKPDKLPERLRDQYRITDLLIKAKNIKKGNPFNENDLLPTLKWLDEKRFAENSEQPKGPYYYDTDRASKRFSRTTRNFYQQILAPAYLSMGDTAKAALAMVKGDLEYKTLKENSLFQNMSYQSIAFWQKNLSPKSMQGLAVYKTRATGNDVTALLASALNQLKNDDFYELFGTTYLRTHQYDKAVQMFAKVSPGYKYFNPDNWYADEANAKLYANPFIETINDYPKKYVTAKTSITKKAFAAEMLRLQKLTISDKKNAALYYYKMANAVYQTGYFGNSWFLISYDWSSYDNSNPAKYVYDGDYKKAQTAKAWYLKARALSTNADFKAKCTFMLAKCLQKQIIMNANPLSFYYYDKKDVKWRNFIKANYNNPYLNELRFNYAKTPFYAVAAGECSYLGDFIKPKTQ, encoded by the coding sequence TTGGCATTGTACGCAGGATCTGCCCGTAGGTTGGGCAATCCGGAAGAATCAGCCTTTTTATTCTCGAAGGTTTTTGCAAGCAATCCGGAGCGGAGGGTACAGGCTTATAAAAACTACTACTATAACAGCACACCGGTTAATGGAGCATTAAAGTACGCCAAAACCAATAATGAGAAAGCCAATATCTGGGCAATAAACGGGTTTGGAGATGCTGATTCGGGCATAGAAAGCCTGAATAAAGTTTATCAGTACGAACCAAAAAGCCAGCTTAACGGCACGCTGCTGGTACGCGAAGTAAATAAATTAGAGCAAGATCTCATCAAGGCGAACGATATTGCCAAAATTGGCTATAATTATTATTTTTCGGATAACGGCAATTCTAAATACAAAGACAGTCTAAAAGCCATCAACCTTAAACAACTGAATGAAATCAGGAATTTTGCGGTAAAACTGGCCACAGAGAAAAAATATCCGCAGCCTGAGCTAGGCACTTTAACAGCAGCTTATTTATCGTGGATGGAGAACAAAGATTTTCTGGCCTCGAATTACCTTGCCATCCTAAAACCAGATAAACTACCAGAAAGATTACGCGACCAATACCGCATTACCGATTTATTGATCAAGGCGAAAAACATCAAAAAAGGAAATCCTTTTAATGAGAACGATTTATTGCCGACCTTAAAATGGCTTGACGAAAAACGTTTTGCAGAAAACAGCGAGCAACCTAAAGGGCCATATTACTATGATACAGATCGTGCCAGCAAACGCTTTAGCAGAACGACCAGGAATTTTTACCAGCAAATATTGGCTCCAGCTTATTTAAGTATGGGCGATACTGCTAAAGCGGCATTGGCAATGGTTAAAGGCGACCTGGAATATAAAACGTTAAAGGAGAATTCACTTTTCCAGAACATGAGTTATCAAAGTATTGCTTTTTGGCAGAAAAACTTAAGTCCGAAAAGCATGCAGGGCTTAGCTGTTTATAAAACCAGGGCGACGGGCAATGATGTCACCGCTTTGTTAGCATCGGCTTTAAACCAGCTCAAAAATGATGATTTTTATGAACTTTTTGGAACGACTTATTTACGCACACATCAGTATGATAAGGCCGTTCAGATGTTTGCAAAGGTTTCGCCAGGTTACAAATATTTTAACCCTGATAACTGGTATGCTGATGAAGCCAATGCTAAACTTTATGCAAATCCTTTCATCGAAACGATAAACGATTATCCTAAAAAATATGTAACAGCAAAAACATCAATTACAAAAAAAGCTTTTGCAGCCGAAATGCTCCGCTTGCAGAAATTAACCATCAGTGATAAAAAGAATGCTGCGCTTTACTATTATAAAATGGCCAATGCAGTTTATCAGACAGGTTATTTTGGTAATAGCTGGTTTTTAATCAGTTATGATTGGTCATCATACGACAATAGTAACCCAGCAAAATATGTATACGATGGCGATTACAAAAAAGCGCAAACGGCAAAAGCCTGGTATTTAAAAGCCAGGGCATTAAGTACCAATGCCGATTTTAAAGCTAAGTGTACTTTTATGTTAGCTAAATGTTTGCAGAAACAGATCATCATGAATGCAAACCCGCTATCATTTTATTATTATGATAAAAAAGATGTGAAATGGAGAAACTTCATCAAGGCTAATTACAACAATCCTTATCTTAACGAATTAAGATTTAATTATGCCAAAACGCCTTTTTATGCTGTTGCGGCGGGCGAGTGTAGTTATTTAGGTGATTTTATTAAACCAAAAACGCAATAG